A window from Manis javanica isolate MJ-LG chromosome 10, MJ_LKY, whole genome shotgun sequence encodes these proteins:
- the METTL27 gene encoding LOW QUALITY PROTEIN: methyltransferase-like protein 27 (The sequence of the model RefSeq protein was modified relative to this genomic sequence to represent the inferred CDS: inserted 2 bases in 1 codon) — MAHEEGWSLREVRARVGASHGITDLAHKLHFYDQWAPDYDQDVAALQYRAPRLAVDCLTQALPGLPLDALILDVACGTGLVAAELQARGFLQLHGVDGSPGMLEQARARGLYQRLSLCTLGQEPLPSSEGSFDAVLMVGALSDGQVPCSAIPELLRVTKPGGLVCLTTRTNASNLQYKEALEATLNRLEQAGAWERLVAWPXWAAGNWPLQRSRWCLALLTVIASSPASSTCTESRRWPRLREWGPVPSPWLASDPACGLSQASSTSSVKLGHCTTLYESSAY, encoded by the exons ATGGCTCATGAGGAGGGCTGGAGCTTGCGCGAGGTGCGGGCGCGCGTGGGGGCCTCGCACGGTATCACCGACCTGGCCCACAAGCTGCACTTCTATGACCAATGGGCCCCGGACTATGACCAG GATGTGGCTGCCCTGCAGTACCGTGCCCCCCGCCTTGCAGTGGACTGCCTCACCCAAGCCCTACCAGGCCTGCCCCTTGATGCCCTGATTCTGGACGTGGCCTGTGGCACCGGCCTGGTGGCTGCTGAG CTGCAGGCTCGGGGCTTCCTCCAGCTGCATGGGGTGGATGGGAGCCCAGGGATGCTGGAACAGGCCAGAGCCCGCGGTCTCTATCAGCGCCTCAGTCTCTGCACCCTGGGCCAGGAGCCTCTGCCCAGCTCTGAAG gaTCCTTTGATGCTGTGCTGATGGTGGGTGCCCTTAGTGATGGCCAGGTGCCCTGCAGTGCAATACCTGAGCTCCTGCGAGTTACCAAGCCAG gtgggctggtgtgTCTGACCACCAGGACCAATGCGTCCAACCTTCAGTACAAGGAGGCACTGGAGGCCACCCTGAATAGGTTGGAGCAGGCCGGGGCATGGGAACGTCTGGTGGCCTGGCC GTGGGCTGCTGGGAACTGGCCACTTCAGCGTTCGAGGTGGTGCCTGGCACTTCTGACGGTGATCGCTTCATCTCCGGCATCATCTACCTGTACCGAAAGCAGGAGGTGGCCCAGGTTGAGGGAGTGGGGCCcagtccccagcccctggctggcCTCTGACCCTGCATGTGGCCTCAGCCAGGCCTCCTCCACTTCGTCTGTAAAATTGGGCCACTGCACCACCCTGTATGAGAGCTCTGCCTATTAA
- the CLDN4 gene encoding claudin-4 has product MASMGLQVMGIALAVLGWLGAILSCALPMWRVTAFIGSNIVTSQTIWEGLWMNCVVQSTGQMQCKVYDSLLALPQDLQAARALIVISIIVAVLGVLMSVVGGKCTNCVEDESAKAKTMIVAGVVFLLAGLLMMVPVSWTAHNIIRDFYNPLVASGQKREMGASLYIGWAASGLLMLGGALLCCNCPPRTNKPYSAKYSAARSAPTSNYV; this is encoded by the coding sequence ATGGCCTCCATGGGGCTACAGGTAATGGGCATAGCTCTGGCCGTGCTGGGCTGGCTGGGCGCCATACTTAGCTGCGCGCTGCCCATGTGGCGCGTGACGGCCTTCATCGGCAGCAACATTGTCACATCGCAGACCATCTGGGAGGGCCTGTGGATGAACTGCGTGGTGCAGAGCACCGGCCAGATGCAGTGCAAGGTGTACGACTCGCTGCTGGCGCTGCCGCAGGACCTGCAGGCGGCCCGTGCCCTCATCGTCATCAGCATCATTGTGGCCGTGCTGGGCGTGCTGATGTCTGTGGTGGGTGGCAAGTGCACCAACTGTGTGGAGGATGAGAGTGCCAAGGCCAAGACCATGATCGTGGCGGGAGTTGTATTCCTGCTGGCCGGCCTGTTGATGATGGTGCCTGTGTCCTGGACGGCCCACAACATCATCCGCGACTTCTACAACCCCCTGGTGGCCTCGGGCCAGAAGCGGGAGATGGGTGCCTCACTCTACATCGGCTGGGCAGCCTCGGGCCTGCTGATGCTCGGTggggctctgctctgctgcaATTGCCCACCCCGTACCAACAAGCCCTACTCGGCCAAGTATTCTGCTGCCCGCTCTGCCCCCACCAGCAACTACGTGTAA